Proteins from a genomic interval of Pseudomonas silesiensis:
- a CDS encoding LacI family DNA-binding transcriptional regulator yields MATIKDVAALAGISYTTVSHVVNKTRPVSEEVRVKVEAAIKTLDYVPSAVARSLKAKTTATIGLLVPNSLNPYFAELARGIEDYCERNGYCVILCNSDDNPDKQRSYLRVLLEKRIDGLIVASAGGDAGLAQGLAGVRTPMVIVDRGLEGVDADLVRIDHEYGAYLATRHLLELGHRDIATIGGPANTSVAQMRLAGYCRALQEAGVTVPRERMLESDFTSTGGYDAAAILLAKNPPSAIFAGNDMIGIGVLRAAAERNIRVPTELSVIGFDDIQISRYVYPALTTVGQSILQLGEMAAEVLLRRIATPAMATDQRIVTPSIVLRESTAPLAGVFSEYR; encoded by the coding sequence ATGGCAACCATCAAGGATGTAGCAGCGCTGGCGGGAATTTCCTACACCACGGTGTCCCATGTGGTGAACAAGACCCGGCCGGTCAGCGAAGAAGTGCGGGTCAAGGTCGAGGCCGCGATCAAGACGCTCGACTACGTACCCAGTGCGGTGGCCCGATCGCTCAAGGCCAAGACCACGGCAACCATCGGCCTGTTGGTGCCCAATAGCCTCAACCCGTACTTCGCCGAACTGGCGCGGGGCATCGAGGACTACTGCGAGCGCAATGGCTATTGCGTGATCCTGTGCAATTCCGACGACAACCCGGACAAGCAGCGCAGCTACCTGCGGGTGCTGCTGGAAAAGCGTATCGACGGTTTGATCGTGGCGTCGGCCGGCGGCGACGCAGGTCTGGCGCAAGGCCTGGCTGGCGTGCGCACGCCGATGGTGATCGTCGACCGGGGGCTGGAGGGTGTCGATGCCGACCTGGTACGCATCGATCACGAGTACGGCGCCTATCTGGCGACCCGGCACTTGCTGGAGTTGGGGCATCGGGACATTGCCACCATCGGCGGTCCGGCGAACACCAGCGTGGCGCAGATGCGCCTGGCCGGTTATTGCCGCGCCTTGCAGGAGGCGGGTGTCACGGTGCCTCGCGAACGCATGCTGGAAAGCGACTTCACCAGCACCGGCGGCTACGACGCGGCGGCGATCCTGCTGGCGAAGAACCCGCCCAGCGCGATATTTGCCGGCAACGACATGATCGGCATCGGCGTGCTGCGAGCCGCCGCCGAGCGCAATATTCGAGTGCCGACCGAGCTGTCGGTGATCGGCTTCGACGATATCCAGATCAGCCGTTATGTCTACCCGGCGCTGACCACCGTCGGCCAGTCGATCCTGCAACTCGGGGAGATGGCCGCTGAAGTGCTGTTGCGCCGGATCGCCACACCGGCCATGGCTACCGATCAACGCATCGTGACACCCAGTATTGTCCTGCGCGAATCGACGGCGCCGCTGGCCGGGGTGTTCTCTGAATATCGCTGA
- a CDS encoding sugar ABC transporter ATP-binding protein, with amino-acid sequence MSVFAPNAVLSVSGIGKTYAQPVLTGIDLTLMRGEVLALTGENGAGKSTLSKIIGGLVAPTTGQMQFQGQAYRPGSRTQAEDLGIRMVMQELNLLPTLSVAENLFLHNLPNQGGWISRKQLRKAAMEAMAQVGLDAIDPDTLVGELGIGHQQMVEIARNLIGDCHVLILDEPTAMLTAREVEMLFEQISRLQARGVSIIYISHRLEELARVAQRIAVLRDGNLVCVEPMANYNSEQLVTLMVGRELGEHIDMGPRQIGAPALTVTGLTRSDKVRDVSFEVRAGEIYGISGLIGAGRTELLRLIFGADTADSGSVALGSPARVVSIRSPADAVGHGIALITEDRKGEGLLLTQSISANIALGNMSVISSGGFVNNGDEIALAQRQIDAMRIRSSSPTQLVSELSGGNQQKVVIGRWLERDCSVMLFDEPTRGIDVGAKFDIYALLGELTRQGKALVVVSSDLRELMLICDRIGVLSAGRLIDTFERDSWTQDDLLAAAFAGYQQRDALLNEAAPRDLS; translated from the coding sequence ATGTCAGTTTTCGCCCCGAACGCTGTCCTCTCGGTCAGCGGCATCGGCAAGACCTACGCTCAACCGGTCCTGACCGGCATCGACCTGACGCTGATGCGCGGTGAAGTGCTGGCGCTGACCGGCGAGAACGGCGCGGGCAAAAGCACGCTGTCGAAAATCATTGGCGGGCTGGTCGCGCCGACCACCGGCCAGATGCAGTTCCAGGGCCAGGCGTATCGCCCCGGTAGCCGGACTCAGGCCGAAGACCTGGGCATCCGCATGGTCATGCAGGAACTCAATCTGCTGCCGACCCTGTCGGTGGCGGAAAACCTGTTTCTGCACAACCTGCCCAACCAGGGCGGCTGGATCAGTCGCAAGCAACTGCGCAAGGCGGCGATGGAGGCCATGGCTCAGGTCGGGCTCGACGCAATCGATCCGGATACCCTGGTCGGCGAACTCGGCATCGGCCATCAACAGATGGTGGAGATCGCGCGCAACCTGATCGGCGACTGCCATGTACTGATCCTCGACGAACCGACCGCAATGCTCACCGCCCGCGAAGTCGAGATGCTGTTCGAGCAGATCAGCCGCCTGCAGGCGCGCGGCGTATCGATCATCTACATCTCCCATCGCCTCGAAGAACTGGCACGGGTCGCCCAGCGCATCGCGGTGCTGCGTGACGGCAACCTGGTCTGCGTCGAGCCGATGGCCAATTACAACAGCGAGCAACTGGTCACCTTGATGGTCGGTCGCGAACTTGGCGAACACATCGACATGGGCCCGCGGCAGATCGGTGCTCCAGCGTTGACGGTCACAGGCCTGACACGTTCGGACAAGGTTCGCGACGTGTCCTTTGAAGTGCGCGCCGGGGAGATCTACGGGATTTCCGGTCTGATCGGGGCAGGGCGCACCGAGTTGCTGCGCCTGATCTTCGGCGCGGATACGGCAGACAGCGGCAGCGTTGCACTGGGTTCCCCGGCGCGGGTCGTCAGTATCCGTTCACCGGCGGATGCGGTCGGTCATGGCATCGCCCTGATCACCGAAGACCGCAAGGGCGAAGGCCTGCTGCTGACCCAATCGATCAGCGCCAATATCGCCCTGGGCAATATGTCGGTGATTTCCAGCGGTGGCTTCGTCAACAACGGTGATGAGATCGCCTTGGCCCAACGTCAGATCGACGCCATGCGCATCCGCAGTTCCAGCCCCACGCAATTGGTGTCGGAACTGTCCGGCGGCAACCAGCAGAAAGTCGTGATCGGCCGCTGGCTGGAGCGCGACTGCTCGGTGATGCTGTTCGATGAGCCGACCCGCGGCATCGACGTGGGCGCCAAGTTCGATATCTATGCCTTGCTCGGCGAGTTGACCCGTCAGGGCAAGGCGCTGGTGGTGGTGTCCAGCGACTTGCGCGAATTGATGTTGATCTGCGACCGCATCGGCGTGCTCTCGGCGGGGCGTCTGATTGACACCTTCGAGCGTGACAGCTGGACCCAGGATGACTTGCTTGCCGCCGCATTCGCCGGCTATCAACAACGTGATGCGTTGCTCAACGAAGCAGCGCCCAGGGATCTTTCATGA
- the rbsK gene encoding ribokinase, with product MPAKVVVIGSLNMDLVTRAPRLPRGGETLIGRSFATVSGGKGANQAVAAARLGAQVSMVGCVGNDAYGEQLRGALLAERIDCQAVSVVDDSSGVALIVVDDASQNAIVIVAGANGALTPEVIDRFDAVLQAADVIICQLEVPDATVGHALKRGRASGKTVMLNPAPASHPLPADWYAAIDYLIPNESEASALSGLPVDSLDTAKTAAARLIALGAAKVIITLGAQGALFANGTGIEHFPALQVKAVDTTAAGDTFVGGFAAALAAGKSEAEAIRFGQSAAALSVTRAGAQPSIPTLSDVQAFKAP from the coding sequence ATGCCAGCAAAAGTAGTGGTGATAGGCAGCCTGAACATGGACCTGGTAACCCGGGCGCCGCGGCTGCCCCGTGGCGGCGAAACGCTGATCGGCCGGTCGTTTGCCACGGTGTCCGGTGGCAAGGGCGCGAATCAGGCGGTGGCCGCGGCTCGGCTGGGCGCTCAGGTGTCGATGGTCGGTTGTGTCGGCAACGATGCCTATGGCGAACAGCTGCGCGGGGCGTTGTTGGCCGAGCGGATCGATTGCCAGGCGGTCAGCGTGGTCGACGATTCCAGCGGCGTGGCGCTGATCGTGGTCGATGACGCCAGCCAGAATGCGATCGTGATTGTCGCCGGTGCCAACGGCGCGTTGACGCCGGAAGTGATCGACCGTTTCGACGCGGTGTTGCAGGCGGCGGATGTGATCATCTGCCAGCTGGAAGTGCCGGACGCCACGGTCGGCCATGCGCTCAAGCGCGGCCGGGCGTCGGGCAAGACCGTGATGTTGAATCCGGCGCCAGCCAGTCATCCGCTGCCGGCGGACTGGTATGCGGCCATCGATTACCTGATTCCCAACGAAAGCGAAGCCTCGGCCCTCAGCGGTTTGCCCGTGGATTCCCTGGACACCGCCAAAACGGCCGCCGCCCGCTTGATCGCCCTGGGTGCCGCCAAGGTGATCATCACCCTGGGGGCGCAGGGCGCGCTGTTTGCCAACGGCACAGGCATCGAACATTTTCCGGCGCTGCAGGTAAAGGCCGTCGATACCACTGCGGCCGGCGACACCTTCGTCGGTGGTTTCGCCGCGGCGCTGGCGGCCGGCAAAAGCGAAGCCGAGGCGATTCGATTCGGCCAGAGCGCTGCGGCGCTGTCGGTGACCCGTGCCGGTGCGCAACCCTCGATTCCCACCTTGTCCGACGTCCAGGCGTTCAAAGCACCATGA
- a CDS encoding ABC transporter permease, whose translation MTTATSVVKRSGNFYGLGTYLGLAGALLAMVALFSVLSSHFLSYDTFSTLANQIPDLMVLAVGMTFVLIIGGIDLSVGSVLALAASTVSVAILGWGWSVLPAALLGMGAAALAGTITGSITVAWRIPSFIVSLGVLEMARGVAYQMTGSRTAYIGDAFAWLSNPIVFGISPSFIIALLIIFIAQAVLTRTVFGRYLIGIGTNEEAVRLAGINPKPYKILVFSLMGLLAGIAALFQISRLEAADPNAGSGLELQVIAAVVIGGTSLMGGRGSVISTFFGVLIISVLAAGLAQIGATEPTKRIITGAVIVVAVVLDTYRSQRASRRT comes from the coding sequence ATGACTACTGCAACGTCCGTCGTCAAACGTAGTGGCAACTTTTATGGCCTCGGTACTTATCTGGGCCTGGCCGGTGCCTTGCTGGCCATGGTCGCGCTGTTCTCGGTCCTGAGCAGCCATTTTCTGTCGTACGACACCTTCAGCACCCTGGCCAACCAGATCCCGGATCTGATGGTGCTGGCGGTCGGCATGACGTTCGTGTTGATCATCGGCGGCATCGACCTCTCGGTCGGTTCGGTGCTGGCCTTGGCGGCGTCTACGGTCAGCGTGGCGATTCTCGGCTGGGGCTGGAGCGTGCTGCCGGCGGCGTTGTTGGGAATGGGCGCTGCGGCGTTGGCCGGGACCATCACCGGCTCGATCACCGTCGCCTGGCGCATTCCGTCGTTCATCGTGTCCCTCGGCGTACTGGAAATGGCCCGGGGCGTGGCGTATCAGATGACCGGCTCGCGCACGGCCTACATCGGTGACGCCTTCGCCTGGCTGTCCAACCCGATCGTCTTTGGCATCTCGCCGTCGTTCATCATCGCCTTGCTGATCATCTTCATCGCCCAGGCCGTGCTGACCCGTACCGTGTTTGGTCGCTACCTGATCGGCATCGGCACCAACGAAGAGGCGGTACGCCTGGCCGGGATCAATCCAAAACCCTACAAGATCCTGGTGTTCAGCCTGATGGGGCTGCTGGCCGGTATCGCTGCGCTGTTCCAGATTTCCCGGCTGGAAGCGGCGGACCCGAATGCCGGCTCCGGCCTGGAGCTGCAAGTGATCGCCGCGGTGGTGATCGGCGGCACCAGCCTGATGGGCGGCCGCGGCTCAGTCATCAGTACCTTTTTCGGCGTGCTGATCATTTCGGTATTGGCCGCCGGTCTGGCGCAGATCGGCGCGACCGAACCCACCAAACGCATCATCACCGGCGCGGTCATCGTGGTGGCGGTGGTGCTCGATACTTATCGCAGTCAGCGCGCAAGCCGGCGGACCTGA